GGGCTGCTGGATGCTGATGAGGAAATCGTACTGCGCAAGGAGCTGGAAGCAATTCTCAGCGAGGTGGAGCAAGGCAACTTCCAGCTGGATGATGATGCCGAGGATATCCACTCACAGGTGGAAGCAATGCTCACCACACGACTCGGCGAAATGGGAAAAAAAATTCATTCCGGACGTTCCCGCAACGACCAGGTGTTGCTTGATATCAAGCTATACCTGAAGGAAGAGATCCGGCAGATCAAAGAGGAGATGCTGCAGCTGTTCGACCTGTTGCAGTCGCTCAGCGAGAGACACAGGGAGGTATTGCTGCCGGGATACACACACCTTCAAATCGCCATGCCCTCCTCCTTCGGCCTCTGGTTCGGCGCCTATGCCGAGACGCTGGTAGATGACATGCACACGCTGGCAGCAGCCTGGCGAGTCGCCGACCAAAATCCGCTCGGTTCAGCTGCAGGTTATGGCAGCTCCTTCCCAATCGACAGAGAGATGACCACCCGGGAGCTGGGTTTCTCCACCATGGCATACAATGTGATTGCCGCTCAGATGGGAAGGGGCAAGAGCGAGCGCATCCTGGCCCAGGCGATGGCCAACATCGCCTCCACCCTTAACCGGCTGGCATCTGACAACTGTCTCTTTCTCTCCGGTAATTTCGGTTTCATCTCCTACCCAGCCGAATTGACCACCGGATCCAGCATCATGCCACACAAGAAAAACCCCGATGTATGGGAGTTGATCAGGGGGCACAGCAATCGTCTGCAGAGCCTCCCCAATGAGATCACCCTGATGACCAC
This genomic window from Dysgonomonadaceae bacterium zrk40 contains:
- the argH gene encoding argininosuccinate lyase, with protein sequence MAKIWDKGFDANKQVEAFTVGNDRELDQRLAKHDIKGSMAHIRMLAAIGLLDADEEIVLRKELEAILSEVEQGNFQLDDDAEDIHSQVEAMLTTRLGEMGKKIHSGRSRNDQVLLDIKLYLKEEIRQIKEEMLQLFDLLQSLSERHREVLLPGYTHLQIAMPSSFGLWFGAYAETLVDDMHTLAAAWRVADQNPLGSAAGYGSSFPIDREMTTRELGFSTMAYNVIAAQMGRGKSERILAQAMANIASTLNRLASDNCLFLSGNFGFISYPAELTTGSSIMPHKKNPDVWELIRGHSNRLQSLPNEITLMTTNLQHGYHRDYQLLKEILFPAIETLHRLLQMTRFMLEHIEVNREILDDSKYDYLFTVEEVNQRVLAGIPFREAYKEVGREVEEGTFLARKEVHHTHAGSIGNLCTGEIKRKMTMASENIR